Sequence from the Erythrobacter insulae genome:
CCGCGATCTTGATGAAAGCGATCTGCCAAAGGCGTATGATTGGTGATGCGGGGCCTGGCTTTTGCGGCTGTTACTGCGGCGCTGATGGCGGCCACGCCGCTGCTTGCCCAAGATGAAAGCGCCAAGGCGGCTGATCCGGCAGATGGCTCTGCCGAGCAAGCGAAGAATGATCTTGCGTGGCACTCTGCGCAGCAAACCTATCTGTTCGGCCTGACGGCGGCGGATGGGTGGCGCCAGATGAATGGCGGGCTTCGCTGGCGCTGGACCGAGTACAATGGCTCAGATGAAAGGCCGAGCGTCGCGGATGTCGTAACCGTCCATTACGAAGGCAAATTGATCGACGGAACCGTATTCGACAGCTCGTATCCGCGCGGCGAACCGGCAACGTTTCCGCTCGGCCGATTGATTCCGGGCTGGCAGATGGCAATTCCGCAAATGGGTGTGGGAGAGACGATTGAAATCGCAGTCCCTGCCGATTTGGCCTATGGTCCTGTCGGAAGAGGTCCGATCCCCGGCAATGCCACGCTGGTTTTTAAAGTGGAGCTGATCGGGATCGCTGAATAGCGCGCCATTGCGCGGGGGGATGAAATGTCTGCATTGACCGAGCTTGTTGCTGCCAACATCGCGTTTGTCGGGACCCATTTCGCGATGTCGCACCCGCTTCGCGCTTCGCTCGTCAAAACGCTGGGCGATATCGGTTTTCAAATCGCCTATTCCGTGGTGAGTTTCGCGGCGCTCGCCTGGGTCTATTTTGCATTCAAAGACAGCCCGGCTGCGGATCTTTCCGGATCGGGCGATATTGGCTGGGCGATCGCCACCCTGCTGACGCTGCCGGCG
This genomic interval carries:
- a CDS encoding FKBP-type peptidyl-prolyl cis-trans isomerase — its product is MRGLAFAAVTAALMAATPLLAQDESAKAADPADGSAEQAKNDLAWHSAQQTYLFGLTAADGWRQMNGGLRWRWTEYNGSDERPSVADVVTVHYEGKLIDGTVFDSSYPRGEPATFPLGRLIPGWQMAIPQMGVGETIEIAVPADLAYGPVGRGPIPGNATLVFKVELIGIAE